The Glycine max cultivar Williams 82 chromosome 3, Glycine_max_v4.0, whole genome shotgun sequence sequence TGAATCCTACAAAAAATTGGATTCTCTATCAATTCTTTAGCAGAAGGCCGCTTCACCGGATCAGGGTCCATCATGACCTGAAtcacaaaaacaacaaaatcataCAAATCAACAAAATGCTAAAGTTGGATCAGGAAAAATTTGCAAacgtaaaaatttaaacaatgttATTAGGTCAAGAaacttggaaagaaaataaatatcaaaagaaCTAACAATACAAGGATATTGGATACTTTCTAACGGTGGTTTTGCAAGTATCTTCTGACACTCATCAAATGAATCCCACTTCAACCAatcttattatcatttatataatttatttaattttcacaaaaatcTTATCGTGCAAATGAACAATTTTCCAAATTTAAATGACGTACAATGGTTGAATGGCTCAACAATAAATACCAAAGCTATAGTAGAACATACTTACTAGTAACTTTCACTAGATCATAGAAGTGGTAGAAGTAAAACAATCGTAtcagttcattttattttttttgttgaaaaaaacatGTACAAGTGACTAGCAACGCaccttatatattttaaaaacaatccaTACAAAACATAGACCAATGGAATTATAATTCCTTCATATGTGAGTGCCTAGTTTCTTGACCAAAGTATCCCGCAAGTCATACACTAGACTTCCCATCACTCTTGCAAAACATCCACCATGTTGAAAGATAACAAAAACATTGGGAAGAGAGAATATAGTACCTTGAGCAAGTTTTGAAGTTGCAACGAATGACCAGGCAGAAGGGGAAACTTGCCCtctttaagattaaaaaattgacATCCTGATTCTGGCAAAGGCAACCTACGAATTAGTTCATAAATAGAAGCTCCCAAGGAAAAGATATCAACCTTGTCAAGGTGATCATAATTCTCATTAAGGATTTCCTGGGGCATATAACGTGCGTCGCCCTCCTCAATTGGCAGGCTACTATCAAGAAGAGTTGCACATCCAAAATCACCAAGCTTGTAAACACCATTTTTCACATAAATATTATCAGGTTTGACATCTAGATGAGCTATTCCCTTCTCGTGTATAAATTGCAGTGCATTGGCAACCTGATCATGAAAAAATCACAATATAAGTACAACGGATAGGTAAAAACTTGTGTAGGAGTAGGACTCTACAAGAATAAACATAAGAGAAACAGACCTGAAATAAGGCATCTAACACTTGTCCTTCTGTAAATAAAGCGGAGTATTTTCTTATAGATAAGCTGTGATCACATAGCTCCATCTGAATGTACAGTTGTTCATTTTCAAACCATGAAGAATAGTAGCCCACAATATTCTCATGCAAACCTGAAGTGGTGAAAAGGTTAATGAAATTAAGGAACGAAAATTCATTATGAAATCCATTATACAGATTgcagaataaaataaatggtgaaaatgtaaataaaaaccTAGGGCTGCCAAAGCTTGAACTTCCATCAAAGCTTTTGTCCTGCAATGTCAAAAGATTAGAGTTAGTGACTAGAACTATGAGAAAAAAAACCCACAGGTTTAGAAGATGGTACCTTTCTGTTTCCAGGCGTAATGGTCTGGTGCTGTGCTTCACAGCATACAAGCAACCATCTATTCGTTTTAATACTTTGAAAACACTACTAAAGTTCCCTCTGCCAATTTGCTGACAAGGAAAGGAGAAGTTATACATCAAATATCGAACCAGAGGTTAAATTGCTACGAGGTAATATCAATTCAAACAATCTATGGAAGTTAAAATCTCCTTTTGAACATAGTACCTCAATTTCATGAAAGTCAGCGCGGTAGCGTGAAAGCCCATCACCACCAGTAAATGCAGGGAAGAGACCTGCAATCATACCAGTAGTTAGAAAATTCCAACAAGTGTGACGAAAAATCCAACAGTTATTGAAAAGGACTAGTGAAGGAACTGACTGAAATAATACCTGCACATTTCAATCTTTGGTTTCCAAAAGGATCTAAATCCTTGTCTGATACGTCTTTTAAATAGGGGTTCCTAAAGCAAGGAGGAGGCATAACCCTGCAACGCAATGCAACTGCAGAATGTGACACATAATTTTGAGCCTTTGGTTTTCCAGGTGCTATTGTTTTCTCAAGAGCCAGTTCTTCGGTACCAGAGTCCTTTCCAAGTTCCACAACTGGTTGATGGTCACTACAGAAGGTAGGGCTGAGAGGGTGTACTGACATAGCATCTAAGACAAGTATACATATTGATTAGAGACAatgaaaaagcaaaaaagaaaaagtatactGCACAATTTGCTTTCATGCAGTATGAAACCAATGCAGCACAATTGGCATGTAAATTATTCATGTTAAGACTATTAAATCTCAATGATCACACTAATTTACACTCATGAAGTAACACAGTGAGTCAAGTTCAGTTAACAGCACAATCATTCTCATAATTATCAAAGTAATAGATTCTTTGTAATCAATATGAGCACCATCAAGGACATGAATCAACAGGCACAGATTGTTCCTGATTAATCAGTGATCTCAAGTTCAAGTAACATTTTCTCTGGTGAAAGATACTTATGATATAGTaccaaaatataagaaaagCACAAAGCACAATAAGATGTAACCAATCTTACCAGGTCGGCATCTCTTGCTTTTGGTAGTGTTGAGCTTCTCCGGCGATTTGGGACAAGGCGTATTTTCCTGCGAAACAAAACCCTAAAAAGCTATAATTTCTTTTCGAAAAAAATTGCGGCATAATGAATTTGAAATACGTTACCCTATCGCAATCAAAGCCGTTGAAAACGTTCTGGTTATCCGGAGTTATGTAATCCGGAGTGCTGCCAAGagcaaccaaaaaaaaaaaaaaagagtgagcgAAAAAGAACAGCGACATCACAAATTTTGGAAAGGATAAGAGGATGAGTAGTACCAAAAGAAATCCTGGCTGAGAATACAGTCTCTGTCgtcggcggcggcggcggcagcGTTGTCGATGAGCGCCACGCGAGAGGAAGACGCATTGGGAGCTTCTGCATCTAGAAGGTTCTGGAAGCAAGAAACTGCGGAAGAAGTAGTAGCAGTAGTAGAAGACGGTTGTTGGAGTGGAATGAGGGACACTTGACCTAGCTGAAGCTGCAAGTGTCTAGTGGTGTTGGTAGTGGTACTCAACGCGCCCTTCATTTTTCTACTCTTTTTTCCAATCCTTTGGCTTTGGCTTTTCCCCTTCATCTTCACCATCGACAGCGACGAATCACAGTGCTGAGCTTGCTTCAATATATATtacagtaataataataataatctataatttataaataagcgAATGGGAGTACGGAGGGgcagaataattcaaaatcgCGCGGGttcttttcaatttcaatgggTTTAGGTGTGGAGAAGTTTATGGTGGGGATTTTTGTTAAATCGATCCTGTATGTTGATTGTGGAGGATGGATTTGATGAACGGACagatttggatttggattaTGGAGCAGGTTTAGAGGGCGAGTATTGTGTTGGCGACTGGCGTGCTGCGTAAGCTGGTtccggtttttgttaatattttaatatgataaagCATTGATTGAAATTGAAGTGTGATGAGATGTGATGGTGCGCAGTGCGCATATGAACCGTCGTGTGCATCTGTTCAGAAAGCACGTACCTTTTCGGACCGGGAAAGAATTTAGATGTACGTGGATgagaatgaaattaaatatataaaaaaagtagaatagggaggaaaaaaatatgatttgtgtaataaaaagaaaagagaataaaaatcatatattgctttaataaatagaaataagaagaaaaaaaatatagaaaaggttttctttgtttgtatgaacaatattttatattaattaaaatttaattcctttactctattatttttcttactataaattatttttaatttttgttgtgaaaATTTGTTAATGCtttaagaaaatggaaaatataaAGACGAGTTATTTCTCATTTATGTTAATTTAggattttttatatacaaaaattgtgaaaataatGTCCATCTTTCTtacttattttttctctataaaaATTCTCCAGTAAACAAAAAAGGTTTATTACTTATCATTTTCAGACATAGCAATACAACGAAATAGGGAAGGATAGCTGGTTTCCGGTTTCCCAAAACTCATCCGCAGGCCAATTGTCCTGATAGAGCTTCtttttcaaactaatttttaaaaatggggctcttttaaaacaaatttcaacATAAGACTGTTTTACTACGTAAAATCCATGTAAAACGCCAACAATAATGACAAAATCGTCTCGTGCGCACAACCGTGGCAGTGGACTTGCCACTGCAGTTGGCGAGAAAGGCAAACCGCCGATGGCAAGATAGTCATGCAGCAGTGATATCGCCAGTCCTAGTGACGATTTAGGATGCCCACAGTGACGTGACGCACGGCGTTGGCGGTACCACTGCTGCATGGCTATCTCGCCATCAGCGGTGGCAGTTTGCCTTTCTCATCAGCTACAATAGCGAATTCACTGCCACGTGTTTGCACGAGGTGGTTTCGCCATTGTTGCTAGCGTTTTACATAGATTTTAGGTAGTAAAACAGTCCTATgttgaaatttgttttaaaacaaccttattttcaaaattagtttgtaaaagaaatccTCTTAAGGTAATTTTCCCTCATCCGCATCCCTAGCATGTATGAGATATACTTCTCACCTACTTTCAACTAGGGATAATAAAATCAACCTGAATCATACGAGTATCCTAAAAAATATCCACAGGATAATTATCCATTGAAATTTAGgataaaaatagatatttttctcttttaaaaataaacacagGTATAGATattataatacttattttatccTATccgcacatatatattaaatattaatatattaaattgtgttacttaaagtaaataatttatattatatatatatatattatgaagaaaattatatttttttaattttatgactaACAATAACAATCTAacatagaataaataaattataatttaacatattttatattaaatttattttatatttatttaagaatattaagctatcatttatttttatgtataaatttatgaatttattaacaacttatttaatgacttATATTTGTAATGTTGGATgattatatttatcatatttatttatgacttaAGGTTTGACAGATCAATCTTATTTTtgcttgtttttaatattaattataaaataaataagattattttttgttctaattataagtatattttaaaatataggaaGACTTaaatagtgaattaaaaaataagcgGTGTAATGTACAAAATAGAaagataaattttgtaattaaaccttttatttttaaaaaaagaaaaaacagattaaccaacaattttgaatttttgactAGCTGTTTAACtttcacatatttttttgttaaaaaaatgacgATGTGACTTCCTCATCAAGCAGCAAAAGAATTTTGTTGGTTCAACCTAGTGGAGTACAAAGTCACATAAACTGGCATAAGAGAAATAACAAGTTTTATTAGTTGCTGCTTCATCATACAAAAGGAACCAACAATAGATAATTATTGGTTCAACaaattttctttctcccacgATACAATGTCCGGTCAAACAGTAGAAGTAACAACAATAATTGTTGGTTCTATTTCCTTCTACTATAAGAAATTCACGGCGGGTAAATGGAAGAGAGTTGTGCACTTTCTTTGAACTagcaataaaataagaataaaaataagaaagataatttcatttcatttaaataaatgagtacAAGAAAAatcgaaaaataaataaacatataaaatattttatattaaataaaaaattaacctttttatttattgcttttcCTTAATATGAgatttcatataatttatttattaattttacacTTCTCCAAACAAGCAAACATAAAAttctttaacttcttttatttaaatattatatattttgtatattctattgttttatttttatcctttccttttttctttctatctcatctttcattcaaataaaatacaattataaaGTAGTAGTTTcctggaaattttatgcaattgaaaaaaaaggatttaaatTGTTTCTGACATCGGTGCATGGTTATCCTGCCTAGTTGTTCAATTGTCCCAGGAAAAATGAATGATATCTAACTTTTGCTTTTACTCTTTAATCTGCCCTTTACATTATTGTCTAAGCAAAGCACCATGTAAGACATATTTCATTACAAAAACCATAGTTTAttagcagtttttttttttttaaggtgaGAGGAGGGTGCTTAAAGTAGCACATGAAGCAAACTGTACATATGGTTTTATACACAAGGATACGCACATATGTTTAGATTTCTGGCTTCTATAAAAGAATTACCTGGTGAACCTGATTATATATCTTGATGTAAGAAATAATTTCAAGATACATGGATGGAAAACTGACTGCTTGACATTGCTATTATAGCAAAATACACATAACTGGAGCATTAAGAATCATAACCTTCACGGATTATTGTCTAAGCATATTTTTGTCGCTGACATTTTATATTCAAGAAGAGGCTTGTTGTCTTAGAATGCACGATCAATCTGGCACTAATGAATTAATGACGCTTAAATTTCTATAGACAAATTCCTTGAAATTGTtgttaagttttatttattttaatttagcaACTAAATCATATACTGTTAGAGGTAGAGAATCATTTTGGTGATCTCTTGTAAAAGCCAGTGTTAGTTCATTCTATCACTCGATCGTACACAATGCCAgatgataattttttgtttgaaattgctCTACCATACATCTACCCAATATTTAGTGTTTGACTCAAAATTGATTGAAGGTACTTGGTTGTTTTTGCAGAATTTTactgttacaacttacaagatAACTCCAGTTGAATGAATTTTGGTGGCAGGGAATGCAGTCAAAGCATAACTTCAGTACAAGGGTTTGCCACAAATGTCTTGAAGTTGGGAAGTATGGGAACTTTATACAATTAACTTATAGTAAGTGTTTTTTTATGCACATTCAATTGAGCCAAGTTTAAttgttttatcttaatttttttgccATGTACTACAAGGGTTCTCGATCTTATGATCTCATGGACAGACGAAGTTCTAGTGGGAAATGATTGTATTATTTTGTGCACACATATAACATATTATAAACATATCAATCAATTCGGGGCGTCATTAGGCCAAGAATCGTAAATTCAGCTTCAAGGATGCAAGTATCGTTCACCAAAAAACCACTATTGGGGTCTGTAAGTTTAGCCAAGGCCACAAGCTGTCTGGTCCCCCACGTCGAATTTGAGCTGGAGAACTTACGACAAACTGCAAGAGGGACTAAGTTAGAATCACGACTTTCTAGCAAGAAGCAAGGATAGGAAAAGCTATtggagattaaaaataaaaataaaaacactattGGATTGCATGTGAATTTTTTAATCGGTTGGAATCAAAGACAAGGGATATCagctatttataatatttgcaCACTCTACTTAACCTATTTATCCAACTTAGTTAGACCCTTTGATATTGAATGCGAatttacatgaaaaaaataaaaccaaaataagattttagagATCTATTTATAATACCAAAATATGTATGCTCAACATCAAGTATTGTTCGAGGAGTTGAGATTGTAAATTAAGGTAAACATGAACTCACATCCTGTTTGAGCATGATGCCCACTGATTTGTTTTTTTGCGCGCAAAGTGCACTCCACAACGAGTTTAGTGTTGGGGGGCAGAGTTGAGACTTCCAAAGTTAAAAATAACGAGATACTGTTGCCCTTTCCCTCAACGATTCCATTAGGGTATAAAATAAGCTTCCTAAAAAAACAGATTTGACAAAGAACAGAGATATTTTTGGTcctgcttatatatatatatatgcattaagAACATCACAACAGTAAACATTTAAATTCTACCTCTAAAATACACAGTATATCAAGATGGCATCTAAAAGTATCTTCTTAATATAATCTGACCACTTAAATTTGCATAAGAACCAACTTATAATTCTCGTGTATCTTCTTAAacataatttgacaattaaattaGTATGttagaatgatttattttaaagaaacaatcatttctatttatttcttcacagagcttttgaaaaaaaagtttatttgctAAACTTAATCTATAATAAACatgtaattattaaatttcaaacaGCAAATCAACAATAAGAAAGTTGAAACTTAAAAAGCATTTGTCTATACCATCTATAGTTTCCACCGACAAACGATTCAGACTCGTACTTGTCTAATTTTGCCAAGGAAAAGTTATCAAATTTCCAACTATGGGAAAGAGGGATAGGACCATGAATCATTGATAAACAATCGCCTTTAGTCGTGGTCTTGACAACGAAAACCTCAGCTCCAAACACGCAGGTATCGTCCATCAGATATCCATTTGAAGGGTCGTTAAATGTGTCTATGTCAATGAATTTTGCGACACCCCATTCAGTTTTCAGCACATGGAAACGCCTTACATTTGTATCTGCATGTATTTCAATTCGTTAACATAGTAGATTATTAGTTAAGATATTAAAACTTTATGATACCCTTTTATAGATTTTTGAAAATGTCATTAATAGAAAAGTTTCGCTCGTTTGATCAAAACACATGACAAAGAAACTAAAACTGAGAAAGAtttgcatatataaataaaatagaaatcacCAACATATAGCATAAAGACAGATCAATGCAAtaacaaattaagaaattaacgAATCTTACTAGCTAGTTGCTGGTGTAAAATGtagattaatttgaaattactcAACTCCAACTGTACCTTGAGTTGCAACATACTCATCgtcaataaaattatatgcaGAAAAATTTACAATGGCATTGACCTCCCAATCAACAGGTAACGAACTTGAGTCCATGAGCACcaaataaatagaaacatgacCTTCACCACCTCCTTTTGTGTTCCCAGTTGGGTAAATAGACAGACTCCTGCAGGAACATGTCATCCATTGAGCATCAGATTCATAATATATTCAGAACATGGAAAAGCATAAACGAAGTCCCAAAGCCAAGATCAATAattgttagaaaataaaataaaataaataaatgagaagaaaatcaaaagcctcagactaaataaaagaataacaataacaatacaaCTTCAGAATATGACAAAACATGAATTAACAATGTAATATAACATACATtagtacaaagaaaaataattttaaagaaaaaattttaaataatttgagttGAAGCATGCAaacattattcttattttaacaCTTTTACACTTATGCATTGATAAAAGAATTTGATTATGTTTCTCTCCCAATATATGATAATCCATTGATTTCGATCCTGTGcaacaaaaaaatctttgaacctTGTAAAtattaactttctttttctcaaaaagtattttttttttaaagaatagaaagagaagaaatttagaggaaaatattatttttttaataaaattaatataagtaatatatttttatttgactttGAATGTTCAATAAATGAGCAAAAGTATTGGGATCATTGAAGGCAAAAGAGCATGCATATACCATTTATAACCCCCTGCTTCAAACTCTTCCGAGGTACATTTTTGTACCGGGGCCTTGGAAAGCCATGAGAAGGACTTGATTTTAAATGTGTATTGACTTGGTGGAGCTTTTCTTCCTAAGAGATTTAACCAAAAACATGGTAAATTTTGAGAATGGAAGAGATGTATAGATGTATAATGTACCCACCTTCCTAATTCCTATGTATCTTCCAATGGGATCATTCTAACGGTTACGTaccattattttttacataaaaaaatcaattaaaataattttagaattttctcTAGCATGGCAAAAAACTgaatatttgtaaaattttaaaatattaaatataattaattttcatttgaaaaacaATAGTACAAAGCAAAATATGTGAAGGGAGTGGGAGTAGAAAAACCACACCTTTCAAGGTTTGGACAGAAAATAATGGATCAGCAGTTTTGGTCTCCATGATTGATTCAGGCAAATCAATGGTAACGACTTAGGAAGCATTAATCTGGTTTTGGAGTTTCTCAAAGATTCCAAGTTTCATGTGCAGGTGCATATCTTTGCACTAGTTCCATAT is a genomic window containing:
- the LOC547742 gene encoding wee1; translated protein: MVKMKGKSQSQRIGKKSRKMKGALSTTTNTTRHLQLQLGQVSLIPLQQPSSTTATTSSAVSCFQNLLDAEAPNASSSRVALIDNAAAAAADDRDCILSQDFFCTPDYITPDNQNVFNGFDCDRENTPCPKSPEKLNTTKSKRCRPDAMSVHPLSPTFCSDHQPVVELGKDSGTEELALEKTIAPGKPKAQNYVSHSAVALRCRVMPPPCFRNPYLKDVSDKDLDPFGNQRLKCAGLFPAFTGGDGLSRYRADFHEIEQIGRGNFSSVFKVLKRIDGCLYAVKHSTRPLRLETERTKALMEVQALAALGLHENIVGYYSSWFENEQLYIQMELCDHSLSIRKYSALFTEGQVLDALFQVANALQFIHEKGIAHLDVKPDNIYVKNGVYKLGDFGCATLLDSSLPIEEGDARYMPQEILNENYDHLDKVDIFSLGASIYELIRRLPLPESGCQFFNLKEGKFPLLPGHSLQLQNLLKVMMDPDPVKRPSAKELIENPIFCRIQRTAS
- the LOC100781145 gene encoding probable inactive serine/threonine-protein kinase fnkC — protein: METKTADPLFSVQTLKGRKAPPSQYTFKIKSFSWLSKAPVQKCTSEEFEAGGYKWSLSIYPTGNTKGGGEGHVSIYLVLMDSSSLPVDWEVNAIVNFSAYNFIDDEYVATQDTNVRRFHVLKTEWGVAKFIDIDTFNDPSNGYLMDDTCVFGAEVFVVKTTTKGDCLSMIHGPIPLSHSWKFDNFSLAKLDKYESESFVGGNYRWKLILYPNGIVEGKGNSISLFLTLEVSTLPPNTKLVVECTLRAKKQISGHHAQTGFCRKFSSSNSTWGTRQLVALAKLTDPNSGFLVNDTCILEAEFTILGLMTPRID